From a single Miscanthus floridulus cultivar M001 chromosome 8, ASM1932011v1, whole genome shotgun sequence genomic region:
- the LOC136477426 gene encoding RNA pseudouridine synthase 7-like isoform X2: MAAPPGGAGIVWQTPANPPEPHDYTIRNGRRYVRPYYFEFISHVKNRWAGKTIVDLFTDEFKGRSRDYYVHAVKCGRLQVDGQMVHTDYIVKSSQKISHFLHRHEPPVLAGDISILQNEVDVVTICKPASVPVHPCGQYCKNTVVGILQAEHGLTPLFLHRLDRLVSGLLIFAKNAYRAECFRQQIEAGLLQKEYVAKVVGVFPDGEQTVDANVNFNARDGRSTVEISGGAGEEPNGKQALTRFQRICTDGTHSIVLCKPVTGRTHQIRVHLKHASYPIANDELYLSGNFCPRSTKGTSASKEIAPSDPDNSAVDHGSKDAETDVEFDIDPMCTNCPNLAPAGYDGDEEGLWLHCVRYTGPDWSYECPYPDWAFLGSVSTKKMKS; this comes from the exons ATGGCGGCGCCGCCCGGGGGAGCGGGGATCGTGTGGCAGACGCCGGCCAACCCGCCCGAGCCGCACGACTATACCATCCGCAACG GTCGGCGCTACGTGAGGCCTTACTACTTCGAGTTCATCTCCCAT GTGAAGAACAGATGGGCTGGAAAGACCATTGTTGACCTCTTCACTGATGAGTTCAAAGGGCGCTCCCGCGATTACTAT GTTCATGCAGTGAAGTGCGGGAGGCTTCAGGTTGATGGGCAAATGGTTCACACAGACTATATCGTGAAATCATCACAAAAGATAAGCCACTTCTTGCACAG GCACGAGCCACCTGTCTTGGCGGGTGATATTTCAATACTTCAGAATGAAGTTGATGTCGTAACTATTTGCAAACCAGCTTCTGTTCCA GTTCATCCATGTGGCCAATACTGCAAGAATACTGTAGTTGGGATTCTCCAGGCTGAGCATGGGTTAACACCCCTATTTC TGCATCGGTTAGATCGTTTGGTTTCAGGCCTCCTTATATTTGCAAAAAATGCCTACAGAGCTGAATGTTTCAGGCAACAG ATTGAAGCTGGTCTGCTGCAAAAAGAATATGTGGCCAAGGTTGTTGGGGTTTTTCCTGATGGTGAG CAAACTGTCGATGCCAATGTAAATTTCAATGCACGGGATGGAAGGAGTACTGTGGAG ATTAGTGGTGGTGCTGGTGAAGAACCAAATGGAAAACAAGCACTCACCAGGTTTCAAAGGATTTGCACTGATGGGACACACAGTATTGTCTTGTGCAAACCTGTGACTGGTCGAACTCACCAG ATAAGGGTGCATCTAAAGCACGCTAGTTATCCAATAGCTAATGATGAGCTGTACCTATCGGGGAACTTTTGTCCACGATCAACAAAAGGAACAAGTGCCAGTAAAGAAATTGCACCATCAGATCCAGACAATAGTGCTGTTGATCATGGCAGCAAAGATGCAGAAACAGATGTGGAGTTTGATATCGACCCCATGTGCACAAACTGTCCAAATCTTGCACCAGCTGG TTATGATGGAGATGAGGAAGGACTATGGTTGCATTGTGTGCGGTACACTGGTCCTGATTGGAGCTACGAATGCCCTTATCCTGACTGGGCGTTCCTTGGTAGTGTGTCAACAAAGAAGATGAAGTCATGA
- the LOC136477426 gene encoding RNA pseudouridine synthase 7-like isoform X1, translating into MAAPPGGAGIVWQTPANPPEPHDYTIRNGRRYVRPYYFEFISHVKNRWAGKTIVDLFTDEFKGRSRDYYVHAVKCGRLQVDGQMVHTDYIVKSSQKISHFLHRHEPPVLAGDISILQNEVDVVTICKPASVPVHPCGQYCKNTVVGILQAEHGLTPLFPVHRLDRLVSGLLIFAKNAYRAECFRQQIEAGLLQKEYVAKVVGVFPDGEQTVDANVNFNARDGRSTVEISGGAGEEPNGKQALTRFQRICTDGTHSIVLCKPVTGRTHQIRVHLKHASYPIANDELYLSGNFCPRSTKGTSASKEIAPSDPDNSAVDHGSKDAETDVEFDIDPMCTNCPNLAPAGYDGDEEGLWLHCVRYTGPDWSYECPYPDWAFLGSVSTKKMKS; encoded by the exons ATGGCGGCGCCGCCCGGGGGAGCGGGGATCGTGTGGCAGACGCCGGCCAACCCGCCCGAGCCGCACGACTATACCATCCGCAACG GTCGGCGCTACGTGAGGCCTTACTACTTCGAGTTCATCTCCCAT GTGAAGAACAGATGGGCTGGAAAGACCATTGTTGACCTCTTCACTGATGAGTTCAAAGGGCGCTCCCGCGATTACTAT GTTCATGCAGTGAAGTGCGGGAGGCTTCAGGTTGATGGGCAAATGGTTCACACAGACTATATCGTGAAATCATCACAAAAGATAAGCCACTTCTTGCACAG GCACGAGCCACCTGTCTTGGCGGGTGATATTTCAATACTTCAGAATGAAGTTGATGTCGTAACTATTTGCAAACCAGCTTCTGTTCCA GTTCATCCATGTGGCCAATACTGCAAGAATACTGTAGTTGGGATTCTCCAGGCTGAGCATGGGTTAACACCCCTATTTC CAGTGCATCGGTTAGATCGTTTGGTTTCAGGCCTCCTTATATTTGCAAAAAATGCCTACAGAGCTGAATGTTTCAGGCAACAG ATTGAAGCTGGTCTGCTGCAAAAAGAATATGTGGCCAAGGTTGTTGGGGTTTTTCCTGATGGTGAG CAAACTGTCGATGCCAATGTAAATTTCAATGCACGGGATGGAAGGAGTACTGTGGAG ATTAGTGGTGGTGCTGGTGAAGAACCAAATGGAAAACAAGCACTCACCAGGTTTCAAAGGATTTGCACTGATGGGACACACAGTATTGTCTTGTGCAAACCTGTGACTGGTCGAACTCACCAG ATAAGGGTGCATCTAAAGCACGCTAGTTATCCAATAGCTAATGATGAGCTGTACCTATCGGGGAACTTTTGTCCACGATCAACAAAAGGAACAAGTGCCAGTAAAGAAATTGCACCATCAGATCCAGACAATAGTGCTGTTGATCATGGCAGCAAAGATGCAGAAACAGATGTGGAGTTTGATATCGACCCCATGTGCACAAACTGTCCAAATCTTGCACCAGCTGG TTATGATGGAGATGAGGAAGGACTATGGTTGCATTGTGTGCGGTACACTGGTCCTGATTGGAGCTACGAATGCCCTTATCCTGACTGGGCGTTCCTTGGTAGTGTGTCAACAAAGAAGATGAAGTCATGA
- the LOC136477426 gene encoding RNA pseudouridine synthase 7-like isoform X3 produces the protein MAAPPGGAGIVWQTPANPPEPHDYTIRNGRRYVRPYYFEFISHVKNRWAGKTIVDLFTDEFKGRSRDYYVHAVKCGRLQVDGQMVHTDYIVKSSQKISHFLHRHEPPVLAGDISILQNEVDVVTICKPASVPVHPCGQYCKNTVVGILQAEHGLTPLFPVHRLDRLVSGLLIFAKNAYRAECFRQQIEAGLLQKEYVAKVVGVFPDGEQTVDANVNFNARDGRSTVEISGGAGEEPNGKQALTRFQRICTDGTHSIVLCKPVTGRTHQG, from the exons ATGGCGGCGCCGCCCGGGGGAGCGGGGATCGTGTGGCAGACGCCGGCCAACCCGCCCGAGCCGCACGACTATACCATCCGCAACG GTCGGCGCTACGTGAGGCCTTACTACTTCGAGTTCATCTCCCAT GTGAAGAACAGATGGGCTGGAAAGACCATTGTTGACCTCTTCACTGATGAGTTCAAAGGGCGCTCCCGCGATTACTAT GTTCATGCAGTGAAGTGCGGGAGGCTTCAGGTTGATGGGCAAATGGTTCACACAGACTATATCGTGAAATCATCACAAAAGATAAGCCACTTCTTGCACAG GCACGAGCCACCTGTCTTGGCGGGTGATATTTCAATACTTCAGAATGAAGTTGATGTCGTAACTATTTGCAAACCAGCTTCTGTTCCA GTTCATCCATGTGGCCAATACTGCAAGAATACTGTAGTTGGGATTCTCCAGGCTGAGCATGGGTTAACACCCCTATTTC CAGTGCATCGGTTAGATCGTTTGGTTTCAGGCCTCCTTATATTTGCAAAAAATGCCTACAGAGCTGAATGTTTCAGGCAACAG ATTGAAGCTGGTCTGCTGCAAAAAGAATATGTGGCCAAGGTTGTTGGGGTTTTTCCTGATGGTGAG CAAACTGTCGATGCCAATGTAAATTTCAATGCACGGGATGGAAGGAGTACTGTGGAG ATTAGTGGTGGTGCTGGTGAAGAACCAAATGGAAAACAAGCACTCACCAGGTTTCAAAGGATTTGCACTGATGGGACACACAGTATTGTCTTGTGCAAACCTGTGACTGGTCGAACTCACCAG GGATGA